TCTCTCCTCCAAACTTCCCGTGAAAAAGCTAATCGTCCATTTGAGAAAAAGTCAAGATCACCTCACTGTTGAAATATACTATGGGCTATAGGCCCATATAACAATTTcagaaaatctctaagggcccatgtgaagTCGCGTCGTGTTTCATGAATAAGCCGAGCTGAGGTCAGACCTATGTCATGCGTGTGCTTAATTTTTGTCGGTCAGAAAAGGAGAGTCCTTAACAAACGGAGATGTTAGATTCTGCGGCAAACAGCTGCTGCTTCGCATAGCCGACCGATAGACCGAACCGAGATGTGTCGACCCATTTGTAGATAGAGAATATACAATAAAACCCAGTTTGGGAACCGGGATGTTCGCATTTCTAAAAATATTCACATTTTAAAAaacatgttcacaaatttgaaaaaatatttttgTTTTCAAACAATATTTAACAATTGAAAGAATTTTCTTGAAAAAATGTTCAGTTCTTCAATTTCTTTAAAAAACATCTGCAGCTTGTTAAGATGTTAAACGTGATCACGAGAAAAAAGAGTCGTTGAGGTCATTACATTCAGTTTGTACTGTAATCAGTGTTCCAGTGCTCCCCTATAATTTGTTTGTTAGGATGCTTCTGAATTACTACCTCTGTAACATAATATAAgacagtgtcaaaaaacatcttatattatgatacttctgcttcggtacaccccATACTTTCTTTTGTTTTAAGGAAAACGGGAGGGAGCACCTTTTTCCTAACGCGGTAGAGCAACTCTGCAGGTCGCAGCCATATCTATACTTTTTTTTTGTTTTAAGGAAAACGGGAAGGGAGACCCATACCTAATTTTTGTAAAATACCCATAAGCAAAACGCTTACTGGGGGCAACAGTTCTTGCATACCAGGGTGCGAAGCAGGAGAGAAAGGGAGGGACaagtgcaaaagaagagaacaaagGGAAAGGAAATTGGTGACTAGCTTGGCCAGCCCGCAATCCATGTGTCAATTGATAGAAGTTCATCTTTCTTAGCCCTGTGCACCCAGATTTTAACCATGGCCGACCCTTTGATTCCTTGCTAGCCAGATAGACCAAAGTACAGCGATTGCAATCGCGCGACCATGATCTTCGTTTGTCTTCAGAGAGGAACTTAAATTCGTCAGTAAAAATGTCAGCCGGTTCATTCACATCACCCATTCATTTGCACGTATTTTCTGTTCGAGTAATTCACTTGCACGTATTTTCTGGTCGCACGAACAGCAACCTTGGAACTCTGCTGCAGATTTTGATCATTATTAATCACAGCCAATGCTCCATCGTGGCCCCTTTTCACCTTCCACCAATGGCAGAGCGCTGCAATACAATGGCGTCTCCTCGTGAGGGCAAACGAGTAGTAAATGACATGCAGCAACGCAAAATGAATGTGAAACGAATGGATCTAACTTCCCAAGTGTACTAGTAGTACACCTCGATATATAGGTAAATAGAGGCAGCAAATGTATCTTCCCTCTCGGCAGTCTTCCACCTTACTCCAACTCTCCAAGCCCACGCCTCCACAATGGCAGAACATTGCAAGCTTGCCGCTGCCATGGTactagctgaatctgaggaaaggtCATATGTGGTAGAGGTAGATGGATACTCAAGAATAAAGGGGCTACTGAAGAACGGGGAGTTCGCCATTTCTACCCCTTTCAGTGTTGGAGGCCACAACTGGAGCGTGGAATATTACCCCAACGGTTACCCCGAGGATTGTTCTGATTTCATATCTCTTTATCTATTTCATGAAGCTGCCGGTGCCGGAGATGTGAAGGCCAAATTCACGGTCAGTGTACTTGACAAGAATGGAGAACCGGTGCCTTCATACAGCCGTACCTCCGACCCTGTAACCTTCTCAAAGGAGGTTTCGTATTGTGGTTACGATGACTTCATCAAGAAGGCTGATTTGGAGGCATCAGCGCATCTGAGAGACAATTGTTTCACCATCAGGTTCGATGTCACCGTCATCAAGGACATCCACGGTGAAGAAAAATCGGTTCCTCCAAGCGACCTGCATCGGCATTTCGGCGACATGCTCAAGAACAAGGATGCAGCCGACCTCACCTTTAAGGTTGGGGGACAGGAATTCTCTGCTCACAGGTGTGTCCTTGCTGCTCGCTCACCCGTCTTCAAGGCATTGCTCCTCGGCGCCATGGAGGAGAGCTCCAGTAGTACTATCGAAATTCATGACATGGAACCAGATGTATTCGAGTCCTTGCTCCATTTTATATACACCGACTCCGCTCCTGTGCTTCAGATGGCCAGGGAAAAAAGTGAACCATGTGTAGATGTGGTGATGGCCGGCCATCTACTTGTGGCGGCTGACAGGTACAATATTGCGAGGCTGAGGGTGATACTTGAGGAGAAACTGTGCAGTCACATTGATTCCAACATGGTGGCAACCAGCTTGGCTTTAGCTGAGCAGCATGGTTTCCATCGTCTCAAAGAAGCTTGTTTCCAGTTCCTCTCTTCTCCGCCCAATTTGGAGGCAATGATGGCAAGTGAGATGAGCACCTGAAATCCAGCTGTCCATCTGTTCTCAAGGAGCTGATAGCTAGAATCATCCCAGCTGAATGGAAAGCGGCAAAGGATATTATCATGGCAATTTAGTAACCAttcaaattattatttttattattaatcATTATGCTACTTCTTCATGTATGTTTGAGGGGGAAAATACTATTTATCAATCATATTCAACCTACTCATGTGAGTAGAATGGTTACTTTTTTTTTGAATTgcttggattgcttaccacatgtctCACGTGGTGAGTAGAATGGTTACTTTCTTTTCTTGCCAGATAAAAGAAAACATTGCTGAGACTGCACATGCACATGCACGTACCACGCTTATCCATTGTGTATTATTAGTTTACTTATATATCGACTCTGTTATTCATGCGTGCACTGCTTTGTTAGTATGGATGCCCTTCATGTGGACCTTGGGACCTTCTGTTGAGTTCAAATCACTAAGCAAGAAAAAAAAATGCATGTAATCCTCAAGTTGACTATTATACATTCTATTAGCTAGTTCTGGCCTGCATTGGTTGTTATTTCCCTCTGAATATTTCTGGTAGTGCAGCTGTATAAATTTCTTTTTTTTAGGGAAGGCCGCCATGGCTAGCTTTCTTACTTAAAAACAAGATACTCCATCATCCACAAGAAGTTGCGAAATAAAATTTGGGGGACCCTCCAGCCACAATGACGGCGGGTGCATCCTTGCTAAGTTAGCTACCTCATGAGCTACGAAATTTGTTTCCCTAGCACAATGCTCAATCTTGACCTTCCCAGAGTCGCGATCGAATCAGCTCCTTGCATTCATAGAGAATAGGTACTGCAGTAGTCGCATTGCTTTTCATTGATTGTCATCTCCTGAACCACTGCAAGGCAGTCTGAAGGAGTGCCTTAGCTTCAGCTGTATTGGCATCATGAACCTGATTCGGGAGGCAAATTAGAAGCAGCAAAAAACATTACTATGTACCAACAGGCTGTCATTCCTTTTCTGCCACCTCTCCCACCATATGTACCAACAGGCTGTAGCGACAACATCCTGAAATGCTACAGTACCGAGGCACTGCAGCTGCGATTTTGGGTCATAGGGTACAAATTCAAGTACAGTGGACCCAAGGGCATCATTTATCACCTTCCAAACAGATTTTGCCCGTTCACAAGTAAGAAGTACGTACATGTCAAATATGTTTGGCATCCTTTCCGCACACGTGACATAGCGCAGAGTTCATCACATTCGTCACAATGCAGAAACATGGAATTGTTCCGTGTACATAGAGTAAGATAAAGATCTTCACCTTTGCAGGTATCTGGTTCTCCATAATATTTTCCACGTAGGGTGAGCGAAGGAGCTTCCCTGTCCATTTTGCTCCACTCATTATGCTGCTGAGGGTTGTTTAGAATGTcagtttcagttttagaaaaatcaGTTTCAAAGAGATTGTTGGGGAAGGCAGGTTTATTAGTTCTTTTAGAATGTTATTGTATTGTAGTTTCTGTTAAGCACAACTGTTGTACTATATACCGTGTGGTGAAAAAAATGGCGTTTAAGTGCGCCAGAGGGTGGTTGTTGTCTTGAGAAAATGGCGGGATAAAATGTTTTTGCGGTTGAGTACAGTGAAaacattctccaaaaagtttttgcACTTACTTTTTGATTCTGAGAAGCCATTAGCATCGTGCCATAACTTAATGTGCTTCTAATTGTACGTCTATTAGCAGCATTTgcttccactagtgcagaaccgggttctatcaccggttcgtaaggccctttagtgccggttctgtaaccggcactaaagggtggggactaaaggtaccgtccctttagtaccggttcaacacgaaccgccactaaagggctaccacgtggcacgagccagcgccgggggcggggagacatttagtaccggttggtaacaccaaccggtactaataggTTTAGTGGGTTTTGGGTTTATGTTTTTTTCCCTTTAATTttatgttttccatttaattctttttcatttgctggtattttacgatactacatattgtacacattatgcataaCCATTCACACATACGCATGTATATATACAATttggtatatacaatttctcctacatggaggcattactccggtagcgggtaatagcattctcctttgggatctatgacctggtcgagcaaaaatcccgccatttcctcttgaattgctcgtacagATCCTccagtaggagcttatcccgcacctctttgaacttttAAGaacgagatcaatatgcatgtattagttgtgtgattagatatcgataatgatgtaaaaattatgaatagtgttctggcaaacgtaCCCATAGCTGTCTAGCAGATgtactcctttcggacgccatcatgcgaatgttctcgcaaacgtagtatgtgcATAAATCAGTCCTCGGCGCCTGCTTCatggcctttacgagaatagaattcaatcagataataattaatcaagcatgataagtaATGGTATTGAaattagaattaaagagatggtatctagctagtactacttaattactttccTTGGGTCGATACCAATACAATTTTTGTTTCCATTCGCTTGGAACCTCTTTGATGAACTTTTGCCAAGCCCTGCccaccggcaaagaaaatgaataaatgagttattaaatagttgatatcaggaaacgatgaactaaagaggccgacatatagttcaatagttgactatccccttcacgattgaGTAGTCACTAGCATTTTTAAGTAGTGAATCCAGTACTTTAACTGTTCTGTCTTCAACTTGAAtgactaacaagatccagtggtaaGTGCATGCTCacacgtttgcatgtataaattaagcgggcatgtgcataacactcatcaactaccctagaccctatacacttattaacatctagctagtaagcaaaaatagaatttgtagtacaagacagtgtgactcacctgaagttgtaaggaagtagtatatctcgattggtattgaggcgcttcaagaactctagcatgtttttctctacGTCTGCTTGATACCATTCATATGTCCATGcctcttcattaatggtatttgggtcaatgaacccaatgccatagcgtccagccttttttatttcatacatcttcatcctacataatatcacagaaaagaatatagtgaggataactaCAGGCAATGATCAACGAGcagtacagctagcttgagacttaaattacagaaagaaatcacttacatacaatagcaactgacgatagatttgtatactcaacggacagagctgtcTCATTGAAGTAATCTCtaccttgactttcaccatgagggactctcgattggtagtCATGGTAATTTTCATGTGCcattcatgcaattcatacattctcgttaggagcttcttgacctcctcaggcttgaccaaaggttcgTGACGGACATATTTCTATTTTAGGTCCTCCTCTCTAAGCGTATCCAtgggctccaatctctaggagttgATAGATAGTGATACTGAGCTCTGCAGTCTGCCTTCTATActcgtcggttattaccagctgaTCGGCGCCGATACTCGCATGTGTTGGTACAatgagcggggggattgattgcaccGCCTATTCTCCCCACCCGGGGAAAAGTTTTCCCGCTATTTTTGGCAGCTGCttcgctcgagctcgagctcgactccttcttttgttgtgctcgatgtgccttcctgatttggcgctcatagtctgagtcaataggcttgggagctggtgctccagccatacgaataaagtggtcaatgactTTATCAGGCACTATCCCCTttagcggcggtggcggtttcggtccaaaatgggtgtCCAATTGGGCCCTCACTTCGTCTTCGTTTTTTGCCTCTatcattgttggggatataactagtgagtataaactgcccaggaggggccgggttatgctcgtAGTTATTTAATCATATCTGAAGCCCGTGAAGACATGGAAGAAGGCACTTTACGGAGGAGATTGGacaagaaggcccaaggcccaaggatGGATTAAGGCTCGtagatgtaaaccgccatatgatgtaagacttgtattgtaaggaatATGAGACgagtcaccgagccgaacacgttgtatgagccggccaggactctatAGACCACTGGGCGTcaaccatgtatataaggggacgacccggcggcggtttagggagaagggacaacaactcgagagccaggtcaAGCgggttcgctccctggtcatcgaaaccctagaaattccacatcaactggattaggcctttaccttcaccgcaaggggccgaaccagtataaactccttgcgtcctttgtcctgctttaacccctttaagctaacccgtcgcgatggctccatgactaagtcctcacattaggacatctgccgtgaaaaaaccacgacagttggcgcccaccgtggggctatcgcacgatggtttcaagttcttagagggcagcttcgaagggctcaagggatacgctgtgggctggatgaccaagagtcatcgcgggaagctctacatcgatgatgcaggctggggccccgaggccagctcaattgagtagggtaccgggtccccttcggcggaatacacgttttcattggcaagattggcgaaccgggtcctgagccggacatctgcaccgacatcatcgaaacggctcagcgtgcgagacctgcCCTGGTTCAGCCTGCCaagaagcgtgccttcatgggagttATCCACGGAGCAGAATTGGAGGACAGATCGGCATCTGGTGATGAAACTGCCATTTActccgatggcgagtcatccactggaGAGACTGAGTAactgtaccaactgcaagatggccggttcgggggctgttccgatggcgacagtattccagaccccttcgATCCGCCAAGCCGGGTTGCGATCtttatggccggtacacagcctgtACAGCACTCTTCGACCGCAGCAGCGATGACTTCCGGGTCAGTAGCGACGACAACACCCGGGGTAGGAGGCCCTGCGCGACCACCAGCTCAGGTTTTGTCTGACTTATTTGATGCTTTGGCAACGCTAATAGCGGCAGAAGTGAACCCGATGAATCAGGATGAGCATAACGCGGAAGTTACGAaagtgaaggatcagataactcaggccaaggcagAACTGGTAgcagaggacaccaggatggcggtAGAGTGGgccgagttggatgcacaagcttaCCGGCTTATGTTGTATCAGAGTGCGTCaaatgatgtcatgaggagaaggtaccgatctcacctgcctccggtttatgaggcaaggaatctctttaacacgctaggagcaggaaccagtaaccagccagtggtaaaccgggtgGAGGCACCTGGAACGGGGGCatcggttcagccgcgcacgatggatccgcctcgtcagaacaatgtCCTGTCGTAGCACGTCTCAAtgcctccgggtcattactctaacccgttggataacatagtctccgccgcttcacgattggtaGCTCTCCCGATCGAAGGCGAGTCCCCAGTAgcggttgagacacgacgggctagaGAGCTCCTTTAGACAACCTtgactcagcagcaggcttattcatacagccgcgagaggattcattccactccccgcccaagccggagttacagcaggcggATGAACCGgttgtgtcaagcagtgcgcgtaACCGTAACCTGCCTTGAGGGCATAACCCGGAAGGCGGTGGTGCtaatgctcaggatgtagtggatcaTGGTAGGGCACGTCGAGAAGCTGAGTTAGCAGCGCAGTACGCGGCCCATCATCTTACTCCATTTCGTTCAACAACTTCGATGGAACCAGGTGTTACCtccagttctttgggggtgccgtgtctcaccccggctCTATGTCATGtatgactgcccaaggatttcaagggtccgcgtaaagtgcccaattacactgccaaTTTACCCCCTGAGTCATGGATCAAAAGCTTTGAGATGGCAAtgcagatgctggatgtggatgatgcggcatgtgctaaatacttcaccatgatgttggaaggaacatctCGCACTTGGCTGAAAAATTTACCAGCTagctccattgggtcatgggctgaattaaaagcccggtttatccagaatttcaaagacacgtgcaagcagcccatgtcaattgtggacttagctgcctgtgtccaagaggaaggtgaatcgacaacccattgggtgcgccgggtttcaaaaatcttgcattcatcggaccgcatcaacGCCGATACAACAATTTTAacgttggaaggcaattgccggtttgcgcctctgaagctgaagttggggcatctcaagcgtcattgcaatgacatggggacgcttatggcagctctggtcaagtatgccgactctgatagtaccaaggaccctgagtctgaagatgaaaagccaggaaagggaaagaagagcggcagcaccaaagggcagcagcataacccggcgggccatggaaacaaTGGTACGCGTAAAGCGGATAACAatttagattttgtggctaacaccaacacgcaGAATAATGGTCaacatcgtaagggtaaaccgcccccgcggGGTGGAGGATCGGGTGTCAATCTTGAGCGCTTGTTAAATCAGCGTTGCCCAAGGCACGGGACGCGGGAAAGGCCAGCTacacacctctggaaggattgctttattatgcgggagttcaaaaactcggatcttttccaatatgatcatggaccgcccggcggttcagggcccagttctcatgggccgggttatggtggaggcagtTCTAGCTCAGGAtttcaaggtaatcaaggtggacatggcaatcaaggcagtcagggcaaccagggtggttataatcatcaggggaatcagcaacagCAGCAGTAGGGTTACCGGAGCtagccgaagcagttgaatagtgggcagtatcatgtcttcaccactagcctgtgcaagcgcgatcagaagcttcataaaagggcagtgaattccattgaaccggcagtgccccgttacttgcgctggtctgaaTAACCCATTGTGTGGAGTTGATAAGATCATccgccccaggttgataatccgggtcatctggcattggtggtggcgccccaggttggagggtataagttcatcaaggtgctcatggatggagggagcagtatcaatatcctttattatgaaaccttccgtcgcatggggttgatagataaaaatcttaaaccgtcaaacactgttttccatggtgtggtgcctggtaaatcagcatatccagttggtaagatagctctggaggttgcttttggagatgatcatgattcaagatcagagacattgacttttgaagtggtgaaactcaagagcccatatcatgccctgtttggacggccggcttatgctaagttcatggcaaggccctgttatgtttatctgcagctcaagatgccgggtcataaggggaccatcatggtacatgggagccgtaagatcgctttggaatgtgaagaaggtgatgcggcctatggtgagtcggtttgtgcaacagaggagttgaagttctacaaggacaatgttgatccggaggatatgacttctttgaaaaagccaactacagagcatgatccggccttgaagtttaaatcggctgatgagactaagctacttgattttgtgcctggcgattcatccaagaagtttagcatcagcgctaacctggatccgaaataggaaagcgcgctcatcgagttcatccgtgagaaccgggacatatttgcatggaaaccttctgacatgccaggtgtaccgagggaactcgttgagcacactcttaatatcgatcccaagtttaaaccagtcAAACAGTTTCTCCGACGCTTctatgaagaaagacgcaaggctattTGTGAGGAGGCAACCCGgcttttggcagcagggtttattgtggaggtttttcaccctgagtggttagctaacccggtgctagtacttaagaagaatggcacttggcgtatgtgtgcggATTACAcatatttgaacaaggcttgtccaactgatccctttgctctccctcgtattgatcaaattattgatgctacaacGGGTTGTGAGCGGTTGAGCTTTATGGATGCTTATTCCGGctatcatcatatcaaaatggcagttaaggaccaggagaagacaacttttataactccctttggagccttctgctatgtatctatgccttttgggctcaagagtgcccaggcgacttatcagcattgtgtgcagaattgtcttcataatcagattgggcgcaatgttcatgcttatgcggatgatattgtggtgaaatccagaaaggGGGAGACAttaatagatgatttgaaggaaacttttgataatctcccagtttataagatgatgcttaatccggccaagtgtgtttttggtgtaccggcacgcaagctcttgggttttctggtgtctaacaggggcattgaagctaatccggaaaagatcaaagctattacgtctctggctaaaccggcatgtatcaatgatgttcaatgtctgGCGGGACGCATTGcagcgctgagccggtttatcagccggttgggagagaaggccatccctctatatcagatgatgaaaaagatagATAActctgtctggagtgatgctgctaatgcggcatttgaggacttaaagaagcAGTTAGCCAAGCCACCTGTCCTTGCTGCTCTGGTCGATAAAGAGCCGatgttgttatatgtggttgccaACGCCCGggatgtcagtgtggccattgtggtagagcgcaaggaggcccagaaggagtatccggttcaacggccggtttattatatcagtgaggtgcttattgagtccaagcagaggtacccacatttgcagaaactggtgtatggagttttcatggcgagccggaagcttaaacagtattttcagggtcatcccgtcactgtggtcagttctgcccctttgggagatataatacaaaacagggaagcaactggccgggttgccaagtgggccattgagcttggacctcctgGGATAAAATATATGCCGCGGacagcaatcaagtcccaagcgcttgtggatttcatcaatgactggacagagttgcaggcaccagaagaGAAGC
Above is a window of Triticum dicoccoides isolate Atlit2015 ecotype Zavitan chromosome 5B, WEW_v2.0, whole genome shotgun sequence DNA encoding:
- the LOC119306419 gene encoding BTB/POZ and MATH domain-containing protein 2-like gives rise to the protein MAEHCKLAAAMVLAESEERSYVVEVDGYSRIKGLLKNGEFAISTPFSVGGHNWSVEYYPNGYPEDCSDFISLYLFHEAAGAGDVKAKFTVSVLDKNGEPVPSYSRTSDPVTFSKEVSYCGYDDFIKKADLEASAHLRDNCFTIRFDVTVIKDIHGEEKSVPPSDLHRHFGDMLKNKDAADLTFKVGGQEFSAHRCVLAARSPVFKALLLGAMEESSSSTIEIHDMEPDVFESLLHFIYTDSAPVLQMAREKSEPCVDVVMAGHLLVAADRYNIARLRVILEEKLCSHIDSNMVATSLALAEQHGFHRLKEACFQFLSSPPNLEAMMASEMST